The Corvus moneduloides isolate bCorMon1 chromosome 5, bCorMon1.pri, whole genome shotgun sequence genome includes a region encoding these proteins:
- the CFI gene encoding complement factor I isoform X2: protein MRMLPVCLVFLCLFCLCGSEVKPAQPAEQDTYLIRECLSNQYTHKSCKKVFCQPWERCVEGKCLCKLPYQCPKNGSAVCSTSGKNFRTYCQLKSYECQQPKAKFLHKGTCMPKETFSVSLGHEDSSLLRVKPVNHKEESFVCASEWTMNEANVACRHLGFELGAEYYQTNSSITESALNSLHCLQISCRGLETSLAECHTEMKSRDSNEGLVSLQCQENLRVCSDGEFQCVNKKCISLNKTCDGINDCGDLSDELCCRECRNNSFHCRSNICIPNKNVCNKDIDCLTGEDEAGVLCAGKEEVAENDSMDEERKMIKTLLPQVHCGVRNHTLTRRKRIIGGEIAGKGEFPWQVAIKDTSNEGSTVYCGGVYIGGCWVLTAAHCVRANRVHLYLVWVGMLHTIDHDKETNTLKLKQVIIHENYNASTYENDIALLELKSSQHGECFLEDNSMPACVPWSEYMFKTGDTCKVSGWGLEKDYKKQFILKWGNVNLFHNCSELYPGRFFKKMACAGTYDGSTDSCKGDSGGPLVCFDAENVAYVWGVVSWGENCGEAGHPGVYTQVASYYDWISHHVTRGLISRYNV, encoded by the exons ATGCGAATGCTCCcagtttgcttggtttttttgtgtctcttttGTCTTTGTGGATCAGAG GTTAAGCCTGCCCAGCCAGCTGAGCAAGACACCTACCTCATAAGAGAATGCTTAAGCAACCAATACACCCACAAGTCCTGTAAAAAAGTTTTTTGTCAGCCATGGGAACGATGTGTGGAGGGAAAATGCCTTTGTAAGCTTCCCTACCAGTGCCCAAAGAATGGCTCTGCAGTTTGTTCCACCAGTGGAAAGAACTTCCGTACCTACTGTCAGCTGAAGAGCTATGAGTGTCAACAGCCCAAAGCAAAGTTCCTGCACAAGGGAACATGCATGCCTAAAG aaacattttcagtctCTCTGGGTCATGAAGATTCAAGTTTGCTTCGAGTAAAACCTGTGAATCACAAGGAAGAAAGTTTTGTATGCGCTAGTGAGTGGACTATGAATGAAGCAAATGTGGCTTGCAGGCACCTTGGCTTTGAATT AGGTGCTGAATATTACCAAACCAATTCCAGCATCACAGAATCTGCCTTAAATTCATTGCACTGTCTGCAAATAAGTTGCAGGGGCCTGGAGACAAGTCTTGCTGAATGTCACACAGAGATGAAATCAAGAGATAGTAATGAGGGACTTGTTAGCCTGCAGTGCCAAGAAAATCTCAGAG TTTGTTCAGATGGGGAGTTTCAATGTGTCAACAAGAAGTGCATTTCTCTGAATAAAACCTGTGATGGAATCAATGACTGTGGAGACCTGAGTGATGAACTGTGCTGTAGAG AGTGCAGAAACAACAGTTTCCACTGTCGGTCAAATATCTGTATTCCAAATAAGAATGTCTGCAACAAAGATATCGACTGCCTCACAGGAGAGGATGAAGCTGGAGTTCtctgtgcag GCAAAGAAGAAGTTGCTGAAAATGACAGTATGGATGAAG aaagaaaaatgataaaGACACTTCTTCCCCAAGTGCACTGCGGTGTTAGAAATCACACACTAACTCGACGGAAAAGAATCATAGGTGGAGAGATTGcaggaaag GGTGAATTCCCTTGGCAAGTGGCAATTAAAGACACCAGCAATGAAGGTTCAACAGTGTACTGTGGAGGGGTTTATATTGGTGGCTGTTGGGTTCTGACTGCTGCTCACTGTGTCAG GGCAAATCGAGTCCATCTCTACCTTGTCTGGGTTGGAATGCTGCATACAATAGACCACGACAAAGAGACAAATACTTTGAAACTAAAACAAGTGATAATTCATGAAAATTACAATGCATCAACTTATGAAAATGACAttgctctgctggagctgaaaAGTTCTCAGCATGGAGAATGCTTCCTGGAAGACAACAGCATGCCTGCCTGTGTCCCCTGGTCAGAGTACATGTTCAAGACTGGTGACACATGCAAGGTTTCTGGATGGGGACTAGAGAAAG attACAAAAAACAATTTATCCTCAAGTGGggaaatgttaatttatttcacaATTGTTCTGAATTGTATCCAGGacgattttttaaaaaaatggcatGTGCAG GTACTTATGATGGCTCCACAGACAGTTGTAAAGGTGATTCAGGAGGCCCCCTGGTCTGTTTTGATGCAGAAAACGTGGCCTATGTCTGGGGTGTTGTGAGCTGGGGTGAGAACTGTGGGGAGGCTGGTCACCCTGGCGTGTACACGCAGGTTGCCAGCTATTATGACTGGATTAGCCACCATGTGACAAGGGGTCTCATCTCACGGTACAATGTCTGA
- the CFI gene encoding complement factor I isoform X1, giving the protein MRMLPVCLVFLCLFCLCGSENAAFNAEKTPFRQVKPAQPAEQDTYLIRECLSNQYTHKSCKKVFCQPWERCVEGKCLCKLPYQCPKNGSAVCSTSGKNFRTYCQLKSYECQQPKAKFLHKGTCMPKETFSVSLGHEDSSLLRVKPVNHKEESFVCASEWTMNEANVACRHLGFELGAEYYQTNSSITESALNSLHCLQISCRGLETSLAECHTEMKSRDSNEGLVSLQCQENLRVCSDGEFQCVNKKCISLNKTCDGINDCGDLSDELCCRECRNNSFHCRSNICIPNKNVCNKDIDCLTGEDEAGVLCAGKEEVAENDSMDEERKMIKTLLPQVHCGVRNHTLTRRKRIIGGEIAGKGEFPWQVAIKDTSNEGSTVYCGGVYIGGCWVLTAAHCVRANRVHLYLVWVGMLHTIDHDKETNTLKLKQVIIHENYNASTYENDIALLELKSSQHGECFLEDNSMPACVPWSEYMFKTGDTCKVSGWGLEKDYKKQFILKWGNVNLFHNCSELYPGRFFKKMACAGTYDGSTDSCKGDSGGPLVCFDAENVAYVWGVVSWGENCGEAGHPGVYTQVASYYDWISHHVTRGLISRYNV; this is encoded by the exons ATGCGAATGCTCCcagtttgcttggtttttttgtgtctcttttGTCTTTGTGGATCAGAG AATGCAGCatttaatgctgaaaaaacCCCCTTTCGACAGGTTAAGCCTGCCCAGCCAGCTGAGCAAGACACCTACCTCATAAGAGAATGCTTAAGCAACCAATACACCCACAAGTCCTGTAAAAAAGTTTTTTGTCAGCCATGGGAACGATGTGTGGAGGGAAAATGCCTTTGTAAGCTTCCCTACCAGTGCCCAAAGAATGGCTCTGCAGTTTGTTCCACCAGTGGAAAGAACTTCCGTACCTACTGTCAGCTGAAGAGCTATGAGTGTCAACAGCCCAAAGCAAAGTTCCTGCACAAGGGAACATGCATGCCTAAAG aaacattttcagtctCTCTGGGTCATGAAGATTCAAGTTTGCTTCGAGTAAAACCTGTGAATCACAAGGAAGAAAGTTTTGTATGCGCTAGTGAGTGGACTATGAATGAAGCAAATGTGGCTTGCAGGCACCTTGGCTTTGAATT AGGTGCTGAATATTACCAAACCAATTCCAGCATCACAGAATCTGCCTTAAATTCATTGCACTGTCTGCAAATAAGTTGCAGGGGCCTGGAGACAAGTCTTGCTGAATGTCACACAGAGATGAAATCAAGAGATAGTAATGAGGGACTTGTTAGCCTGCAGTGCCAAGAAAATCTCAGAG TTTGTTCAGATGGGGAGTTTCAATGTGTCAACAAGAAGTGCATTTCTCTGAATAAAACCTGTGATGGAATCAATGACTGTGGAGACCTGAGTGATGAACTGTGCTGTAGAG AGTGCAGAAACAACAGTTTCCACTGTCGGTCAAATATCTGTATTCCAAATAAGAATGTCTGCAACAAAGATATCGACTGCCTCACAGGAGAGGATGAAGCTGGAGTTCtctgtgcag GCAAAGAAGAAGTTGCTGAAAATGACAGTATGGATGAAG aaagaaaaatgataaaGACACTTCTTCCCCAAGTGCACTGCGGTGTTAGAAATCACACACTAACTCGACGGAAAAGAATCATAGGTGGAGAGATTGcaggaaag GGTGAATTCCCTTGGCAAGTGGCAATTAAAGACACCAGCAATGAAGGTTCAACAGTGTACTGTGGAGGGGTTTATATTGGTGGCTGTTGGGTTCTGACTGCTGCTCACTGTGTCAG GGCAAATCGAGTCCATCTCTACCTTGTCTGGGTTGGAATGCTGCATACAATAGACCACGACAAAGAGACAAATACTTTGAAACTAAAACAAGTGATAATTCATGAAAATTACAATGCATCAACTTATGAAAATGACAttgctctgctggagctgaaaAGTTCTCAGCATGGAGAATGCTTCCTGGAAGACAACAGCATGCCTGCCTGTGTCCCCTGGTCAGAGTACATGTTCAAGACTGGTGACACATGCAAGGTTTCTGGATGGGGACTAGAGAAAG attACAAAAAACAATTTATCCTCAAGTGGggaaatgttaatttatttcacaATTGTTCTGAATTGTATCCAGGacgattttttaaaaaaatggcatGTGCAG GTACTTATGATGGCTCCACAGACAGTTGTAAAGGTGATTCAGGAGGCCCCCTGGTCTGTTTTGATGCAGAAAACGTGGCCTATGTCTGGGGTGTTGTGAGCTGGGGTGAGAACTGTGGGGAGGCTGGTCACCCTGGCGTGTACACGCAGGTTGCCAGCTATTATGACTGGATTAGCCACCATGTGACAAGGGGTCTCATCTCACGGTACAATGTCTGA